CAAGCCCAGTGTGGGGAAGAGGTCGGTTGTGGTCGGCGTAGAAGCGTTTCGCGATTCggctgctgaagctgatGGCGGagcagctgttgctgaaGACGTAGGATTGGAGGAATGAGCTTGATGCTTTGgtgttgcagcagctgctgatgtTCGCGTCTTGGCAGGTTTCGACGGCGTCGCATTGGCACTCGACTCGTCCTTACCATCGTGAAGCGCCTTAGCCGGTGTAGCCTCGTCGTGACACAGATGTCCAATGTCCCTCTTGATACATCGTTGACACGGTCTGCCTTCATCGCACGTCATGTGTGAACGTCGACAGTAGATGCACGCCAGGTTCACCTTGCGCCTTTTCGACGGCTTtttcttggctgctgcggacGACGCGCCGGGCGAACTGTCTtcggctgcatcgtcgttgacGCTAGACTCGCGCTTGACAGCGATGGCGACAGGAGAGCCgttggatgtggatgctgcAGTAGGCGGGGCACTGGCGATTTTTTTGGCGTTGGATGGCGAAAAGGAAGAGTAGAGGCTGCGCGGATCAAAAGGTTGTGAAGAGGTGGCAGGAGCGGGAGCTGCGCCTGGTAGCGGAGGAGACATGGTGGACCATTCGGCGATCGATCCAGGGACTCAGTCGAAGAGATAGAGTGAAGATACCGAGAgcgtgattgtgattgtggttgggatggtggtgttggtaAAAGTCTTGGCTGGCCAAGTATACGGTGTACAGTCGCGAGTACATCTTATTCACATGGAAATTCacatttacgattcgtaTTTCACGATGTGGACCGCTCATTACCGCGACTTGCCAATCCAAGTCCCCGCAttttccttttccttttccttttgtttttgtttttgtttttgcttttgcttttggCCGAGACAGTGGATTTATAAGCGCtcaaattcacgattctggcTTCGAGGCGTGGGCATGTCACGATCAACGCGACGACAACCAAGTCTGTGAGTTACATTGATATGcataatcacgaatatgcTTGCTCACTATTCACATtcattcacagattcgaGCCCAGCTCTGAAGGACAGGAATGCACTTGAAACAGCAATCAGCTGCGACTATGGCCGACGCTGTTCACTGAGCTTGCGTACGTACAGCATCTTCGACCCTTTTTTCGACTGCGGCGAGTAGAAACGTGGCAAAGGATTCAAACTTGACCGCATCAATGCCGTACGTCCAGCTGACGGTCATCACCAGACCCGTCTCTGGCGCTCCTTGCTCGTTCGTCGCCGTTCTCTCGCCGACCGAGATTCGTGCCATCAGAAGCGGCTCCGAGTGCACTTTTGTTGCTTCGTAGCGTGTCGAGGCCTCCGAGACTTGTAGCTTGGCACGGCGAGCTTTACGTGACCAACTTTGTTTGGTTAGGATCACGTCGATGGTGCCTGTATCGGATGTCATGTTCGCTTTCGGTCCAAGTGCGGCTTGCTTATCGGTCTCACATGATAGCCTGTGTGTGCTGTCAAATCGTTGATAAGCAGAGGCGTACGTTGAGCACCCTTCCAAGCCATCCAGAACGTGCATCGtcagctcgaacagctccTTTCTTGTCCATGCTACGCCTCTCTTGATCACTTTTCCGGATCTTTCGCCCGAAGCAGGAGCATGCCTCTTCAGCGAACTCGGCAACGTCGCTCTACTCCAGCTCTACGATATCGTCAATCCACCGAAAAACTCTGTTGGTCAGCACGGGATTTTTTCGAGAATGCTTACGCGCAAATGTAGCTTGCTTGGCCAGCCAACTTACAGGAGGAATCCGCAATCCACTCTTAGTGGTCCACAGCAGAACCCATCTTCTGGTCCTTCCTCCACCCGTCGGTAGTTCGTGCACACCCCATGCGCGTATTCTACGCTCGTTCGACAGCGGTTCGAGCTCTTGTGCGACTTGAACCACGCTCGACAGTTTGCCCAACATGCACGTCCACCAGACCACTCTGGGATCCGAAAGACTTTGCTGGATCATTCGTTGGACGAAGCGCAGCTCTCCGCCGGCAGTGACCATTTCTGATGACGTTCCGTGACAGACCTGTTCACAACCCGGTTACTACGCATCAGAATCGTGTGCTCGTCTGAATAAATCAAGATGGATTGGTGGGGGAGCGAAACGGCAACCACGGCAACTTACAGCGTTGGCAGGCGTCTTTTTGATTCGAGCCAGACTGAGCATTTCTTGCTGACTTGTGTAGAACGGCGGGTTGCACATGGTAAAATGGATGAGCTCGTGATTCTGCATCGACCATATCGCCTCTTGAGCCAGCTTGGTGTTGATGTCAGCAGGCACAAACTCGTCGTTTTCGTCGACATGGACCAATGCAATTCTCGTGCGCACGTGGTTGGCGTGCACCACATGTTGACGAGCATGCTCCAAACTGTGGCTGTCGATATCGATAGCGACAAATCGCCAGCGCGCGAAACACCGTGTGCCCAACAGAGGATAGATGGCCGAGGCTCCTGTTCCAATGTCCAGACCATTGACATGCCAAGTGAGAGGTAGATTCTGGAAATCTCGCAAAACACAGAGCGTTGGTAGTGTCGATTCGAGAAGCTCGTGGATGAGTGCGATGTATGCGAGCCTGTACCAACGCGCACCGGAAAAACGCGTCAGAATCTGTACAAGTCGATCGGCGGCTTACAGTAACCTACCTGTTTGGAATCTAGTCAACATGCAATGCAGAGCAAGCGTCAACAAGCAGCTTTCGACCATGCAGACCATCGTCCAAGCCGTCGAGCATAGCTTACCATGGGACAAAGGTTTTTCTCGGAAAATGTAGCGTGGATCCCAAAGTCGTCTAGCAACAAGGTCTCTGCCAAACACCTTTTAACGCGCACAGTCGTGAGGTCTCGTTCAGTTGAAAAAGCGCTCCTCTTGGCAGTGTATGGCGTCCAACGTACCTGACGGCTTGTGCATCGTGGAAATCAATCTTGCCCTCATACCCCCCGTCATCTCTGACGCTGTTTACACGATTCAAAAGCAACCCGATTGTTAGCAACTCTACATGATGGCCAGAGGTCGTCGAGGTACGCGGCGAGATGGTCAACCTACAAAGCGCCGAATGTTGATGGGTACTTGGCTGCCAGCGCACGAAAGTCTGGCGTCTTGTAGCGATACATTCTCGGATCTACCAGCATCACAGTATGTCAGTCTACTTGGCACCGCAACCGTCAAGCTTTGCGGAAGCACAAACTCACCAATCTGTGGCCTAAGCAATGCGCGTACGTTTGCAACATGTCGCATGCACCattcttggcgagctgcatCTTTGCGCATCCTGCGAAAGANNNNNNNNNNNNNNNNNNNNNNNNNNNNNNNNNNNNNNNNNNNNNNNNNNNNNNNNNNNNNNNNNNNNNNNNNNNNNNNNNNNNNNNNNNNNNNNNNNNNTACAGGGTACACGTAGAGAGCTGCGGGAACTCAGGTTGTTGGTAAGGTGAGCCATGTATCAACGCACCCCATGCCTGGCGTTCAACTGCGTCCACACTTTCTGCGCAATGCGCTGGAAAGCTTGGTCCATGTCGAGCGATTCGCCATCGTGCTCCTGTGCGTACATGTGCTCCAGATCTTGTCTGCGCGTGATGTTGGGCCGGAGCGCTTTCAGCTCAGCTTGCGAGATACCGGGcgctcgacgttgacgtGTTTCGAGCTCGGGCGCGtactcgagcagctgcacgcgCACTTGACCGTACGCCTTGCGCAGACCGTGGATGGCTCCTTGTTCGTCGATCACATCTTgggaggaggacgaggacgaggacgaggacgaggacgaggaagcagGCTGAGCAGTGATACCGGTGGGGCGCGTGTCGTCGACCAGGCGGTCGCTCTGAAGGTCGTCGTATTGGACGACGAGTTCGAGGTACTGTGTTGGTTGGTCGTCCGGGATCTTTCGTTTTCGGGTCGCGGCGGCTTTGAGCGCAAGCACGGTGGGGTCGCGATCGGTAggctcgtcgttggcgtccTCTGGATCTGAATCGGTACGAGTGGAAGAGCAAGGGATGCGCCAGGTGACCTTGACGAGATCGAACGCTTCTGTACCGAGCGCTTCCAAGGCGGCGTGCGTGTCTTGGTCGGTGGTGggaagctcgagctgctgcaagGCCATTGCTTGTTGCCTCCTGGAGACATAGGCTTGCAAGTGGCAGTGGAGGTCTGAAAGGAAAGCATTCACGCCAGGCAAGTCGTTGAACTGGGTGAGCATGGTCAAGCCACCCGCCTCGTTGTCTCTGGCTTTGCTGGCTGCTCCACCGGACACTTGTCCGCCTGCGACACTCGGTAGATACTTTTCCACGAGGTTTGCCAGCGGTACCGAATGCGGCACGGTATGCCTGATGAGCCTGAGCCCATCTGCTAGTGAATTCGGCTCGACATCGCCCACAGCGGTACCGGCGAGCTGCGCCATGGAATCGAGCGACTGACTGGGCCGCGAAAAGACAAGGTAGTACGGCTCATAGAAGCGACCCCTCCAGAACGTATCGAGTCGGATACCGAGAGCGAGGTCGCCATCCTTGTCGGCAGAAACAATGTCTCTTGCTTGACGTGCACGACGACCTACATCcaggtcaagctcgaagcatGTCCAAGCTGCAGTGCGGTAGAGAATTGATTTTTCTTCGAGCGAGCGTAGCTGATGCGCGAGCTCTTGGTTTTCGATGGCGAGTGTGCTGCGTGTGCCGCGTGTGTCAAGCGGAAGCGCTCGGAGGGAGGAGAGTTGGGAGGACAAGAGGGCCTTGTCGGCTCGAAGCTGATTAAGCTTGgacttgagctcgtcgacggaAGCCGATGCAaggctgctcgagctcatgCTGGGAGAGGTTGCTTGTATATCTGGTTGAAGCGAGGCGGCAACTATTGGTGAAGGAGGTGGTAACGGTGAGTCTTTGTTGAGaatggtcttggtcgagacTGGTGAGTTGGTCTGAGATTTCTCGGGTATCGGTCAAGTTGACGCGACGCGCCCTATCGTGTATGATAGAGTGCCAAAGTCAGTTACTATGAGAGTCACGTGGTCATGTGTGTTGGTTTGCTCAGATCGGGCACAGGCGACTCGTGAAATGTGAATCGGGattgaatcgtgactgacaTGCGTGAAGGAGAATGAAAAAATCAAGATTATCAAGTaggaaaagaaaaagaaacGAAATTCATCTAAAAAAAGCGCCAAGGAAATCCGAGCATTGTTAAGCTGCACGTGATACAACGCGTTCATCTGTTCGTGGTTGATCTATCGGCGCTGGGTTTGCGAAGGAACGGCGGTGTCAACCCAGGGAAGCTGCTACTAACCAAGTCCTCATCGGATCGATCGGGGGGAGGTCACTTTTGAAGTCAGAAATCGACACTCGTTCCTCCTCGTAAGAGCAAGAGGCTGCGGCATCGGGAGTCTGAAGAGGCCCGATCTGGCTGGCAAGAAACAGGAACGCTTCAAAGTACCGAAGCGCGACGTCTCGATAGACTCGGGTAtcgagcgtcgacgacggcgGAAGCTGAAATACAAGCTTCGCCGAGGCGCATGTCGTAGAAAAGAACGACGGAACAGGTAGGATCGGGCTCGTGACTACGACATGAACGCCTCATTCCAAACACTCAACACTGCCAAGCTGTTTCAGTCGCATCTAGATGGCAAGAGAGCGGTTGGCAAGAGAGCGCAACGTTGAATCGAAGAACAAACATGTTCGAGCCCCTACCGCCTCTGTCTTGTCGCAAGCGTCATGAGTTCGGGGAGTCGGGCGGGATGTTCACGGTTGGTCAGCATGCCAAACGCCATCATcgtgctgcagctcgtccgTGTCCGACTTGATCGCCAGAATTCAAGCTCAACAGATCGAATGGGTTATCTGTTCCTAGCTTCAAGCATACGCCGACATGCAAGATTCACAGGCTGAAACGGGGTcgagatgatgctgctgctccatcGGTAGGCGTGTCTATCGAGTTGAAAAGAAacaagagtcgtgagcgtAGGATCCAAGccgttgacgagctgcgcgatgCATAGCTTGCAATACGTTAACTTGACTTGACCAGCCCGCAGCAATTGTCAATACGTTAATGCACGATGTATTAACAATATTTGGGATTCAAGGCGAAAGAGTCACAATCGTCAAGTATATACTATGTACCGTATACTGTAcgtgcttcgtgattcacgattgtgataCAATCATGAgtgacattcgtgattcagaattcacgatttgagGTACGCGTCGTGCGTCTCTCTGGGTTtgtacagtcgtgagtttgcGAGAccaacattcacgattcacattcacgattcacattcacgattcacattcacgattgtcagTCAGTGTGAGTTAGACAGTGAGAGTCACGACACACGACGACTCAACATGAAACTCGTTGTGCGGTGTGTGGTGTGCGTCAAGTGACCGTCAGCAGAGTGCCAGTCTGAGAGTGCTTGCCTTGAGAGTGCTTTCATCGAGAAATACAGCTCGgtcacgattcgtgattcttgattctgGGTGGCGCCAtagcagtcacgagtgggtGGTGCACCGTCACGAGTAGGCAGCAtgccaatcatgaatcgtgaatcagagGCATCTCAACCCACGTCGCAGTCTGCAGCGCTATGCAGAATCGTGCAGCCAACAGGGAACCAGTCGATATGAGACGGCTCAAGtgctattcgtgattgagcgCAGTATTGGGCATTCCAGCTAACTTGGTCAACTCAGCTTATTTCATGATTCCGACCTGCATTAGAACCGCCTTGGTTGCGTATGCGCTGCTGTCAACATCGCCGAAGCCGATGCATCCACCGTTTCCCACCTCTGACATGCTCCCCCTCCTTGCAATCGTGTATGCGTCGGCTCTCTGTTATGTATACTGTACACTCACTCAGAACGTAGCTGCCATGCCCACAGCATGAGCTTTGCGATCATGTCAGCCGGATCGAAGCTCCAGACTGGCTTGCAGCACGCTTTGCTGCACCTGGCCCTCTATGTGGCTCGGTCGAGACTGCCTGACTTCTGCGCGCCGAGTATCAAGCCATGTATGTCCTTTGCTCTAGCAAGACCGCAAGCCAGCCATGACAGCTGTCCAATCTACAAGCTGCAATTTCAGAATCGTTTGTGAACTTTGCCCATGTCATGTACCGTTGGTTGCATCCAAGTTAGCTGATCGTCCTGTCGCCCGCTCGACCATCGGTTGCGCCATATCCCTCTGATTGCTGGTGCCTTCTgtcagcagcaagctcaacacCCTTCTCGTCCGGTGTTTCTCCAACCGGATCGATGAAAGCTTCTGTACCGCAAACGATGCGTCTCATGCGTCTCAGCGATAGAGACAACACCACTCGGCCTCCTCATCCTGCCTGTCATGTCAATCTTTCGCGAACCAGCTGACCAAAGCTCGGCTAGGTTCATGCAGGCTCCTCTTCTCTCCACTGGACGCGCGTtgtgcgctgctgctcaagtcAAGGCTTGAGCTGTTCCACCCAACGATCGCCTACAGCCTGGCATGTTGCGTCGTCCTGAATCACCTTTCAGCTGTCGTTCATCATCTGCGTAAGGCTTCTGCGGCTCGAGCGTGACCAACTAACTGGCTGAAAGCAAGGCGGTACGTTTCAGTTTCAGTAGCACCAATACTTGGAATACAAGTACAACTTGAGCAAAAGCTTTCGATTTAGTAGTGACGAAAAGGAGCATTCCGACACGCAGCTTAACTAGGCTGGTCCTGGCAAGCACAAGACGAGCTAGCGGCTGTGCCAATACCgaggagcagctcaagacTCGAAAGCGCAGATGACGAGAAAGCTGTGCTGTTTGCAATGTGTTATGCACACTTTGTTGATCGTTTCGTAAACTccgctctcgagctcgagcgccagAGTGTTGTTCTCCTGTCTGTTTGCGTGTTTTGATCTGTCATCCGTTTCATaacttgcttgcttgcatccctcgcttgctcctcttccgcttTCCCGCGTAACCTCGTCGCCTTCTAGTCCTCTCTACCTCCgctcgatcgacgccaGTTCTGCCGCAGCCAGTGCTGACCTGTTTCCTGGCCCGCGCTAAACTTGTAGCTCCGATCCACTTTGCAAAACAACGGCTGCTTCTGCGGTGCCTGATCGAATGCTTCCTCAAAGTGACTGCTGAACCGTGGTGGATAGTCTGGTCGAGTCTAGGCACCTTTGTCCGTTCCTCTCTCTTTGGCACCTCTCACCACAGCCTCTACTGATTGCAACTTGTCGCTCTGCAGAACTTGTCCTTGCAACTGCTCGACTTCAAACTGTTGTCTGCTGTCTGCTGTTCCCTTGGCCCTCTGTCTGCTCTGGAttccttctcctcctcttgATCGTTGCCGCTCACCTTGCTGTCCCCTTCGTGGCCATTGTTTCATTCCTTCAACAATCATCTATCATCTTGACCTCTATCTACCCCACTCCTCTCTACACCTCTCCCCTCGCCTCGGAACACCCCTTTCCCGTCTCACCTCTTCCCCTTCACCATCGACGCGGCCTCAACATTTCTACAGCTCCAACAACGGCGATCAGCGTAGCCGGTTCGAATTACTCTATACATTCTTTTGACAGCATCACTCTACCCGACCCACAATCATCCACATCGTATCGAGTCTATTGAACAACACCGTCTACTTTCAATAGGCATATCCAATCGCGTTTGCCAACGTTGACtacacacacacacacgcgGCTTGCATCCAGTCGCAATCGTAAgcgcaaccacgaatcgcgacATTCTACACCTGTGAGCGTCTGGAGCTTTGGGCAGAGCTTCGATCATGTCTTCCTCGCAACGCCCCGTGGTGCAGCCCATCCCGCCCTTCAAGGGAGCGCCTCTGCAGGCTACAGACGTACAGAATCGCAGACCCACCGCCGCGGAAGCCTACGTCGCCTTGGCCAACCGAAAAGCCGGTGCCAACGTTGTCTCGACGCGAGCTACCGGGTGCGAGAATCACCGTCCATCACAACATCAGCCTACCAGCCATCACGCTTCACAACGACAGCAGccggcaccagcagcagaccgCCGAGTGCAGCAGTCTCAGCCTTCCGAGCGTCCAAAGCCAGCATCGCGTCTAGAGAGGGAGAAGAAACGTCATCACAATGATCCCAAAAACATCGGCCATTGGAGGCTCGACAAACTCATCGGTCAGGGCGCTTCCGGTCGTGTGCGCCTCGCCATCCATGACCAAACCGGCCAAAAAGCGGCTGTTAAGATCATCCCACGGACGCTCATCAACGCAAGTCGCATGAGCTTGCGTGATGCGGATGTCAAGGCTAACAAAATGATTCTTGGTATCGAACGAGAGATTGTCATCATGAAACTCATCGAACATCCCAACTTGCTCGGTCTCTGGGACGTGTACGAGACATCGAAAGATCTGTAAGTTGCCAACACCCTACCCGACTCAAAAAGACTTGGTGCAAGAGCTGATTGCCAACTTACCGACCATGTTATGCTGTTTTTGCTTCACCACAGATTCCTCATCATGGAATACGTTGCCGGTGGCGAGCTCTTTGACCACCTTGTTGCTCAGGGCAAGCTCTCCCcacgagatgctcgaggctACTTCCGTCAGATTATTTTCGGCATGGACTACTGCCATCGCTTCAACATCTGCCATCGTGATCTCAAGCCCGAAAATTTGCTCCTCGATGAAACCAAAAAGATTGTCAAGGTTGCCGACTTTGGCATGGCCGCACTTCAGCCTACCGaaaagatgctcgagaccAGTTGCGGCTCTCCTCACTACGCCAGTCCCGAGATCGTCAGCGGAAAGAGGTACAAGGGAACCGCTAGCGATATCTGGAGCTGCGGTATCATCCTCTTCGCGCTTCTCTGCGGACGTCTGCCGTTTGACGATCCCAACattcagcagctgcttggtaAGGTGCGCGCAGGCAAGTTTATCATGCCTGAATGGCTCGAGCCTGCCTCCAAAGATCTCATCTGGAGGATGCTCGAGGTGGATCCGGAGAAGCGaatcaagatggccgacaTCATGCGCCATCCTTGGTTTACCAACAACGGCACCGAGTCGTCGGTCAACCCTGTCTCGACGTCGCTTGACAGCTTACAGATGGAGGAGTTGACGCTTGACACGATCGACATTGACATCCTCGGTAACCTCAAGACGCTGTGGTTCGAATTGAGCGAACAAGACATTATCAAGGAGCTGCTCGCTCCAGGTCCGAGCTGGCAAAAGACGTTTTATACACTGCTGGTGGCGCATCGCGAGAATCATTCGGCtgacgatgaagatgaCATGAACGATGATATTCTGGACGAGCAGATCGTCACTGCGAGCGCTGTGCCTGCGCATGCTCTCTTGTCGACTACCAGCGCtgccaagacgctcgaaaaacctcgtcctcgccgCACTAGCGATGCCGCCGGTGCCACCTCGGCTCCAGCCTCTCCACGCCTCGAAAGtgtcgagatggatcgTCGACACAGCACTCCAGAAAAAGGCTCGGTATATCACACCACGTCTCGTCGTCCCGACAATGTCACGCCCCCCAAAGTGGCTTCGCCACATGTTCGTCCAGCCAATCCTTCGCCGAGGTTGCGACCATCGCCTCTCGACTCGCCTGCCTCGACGCTGGACAGCGCATTTGTTTCGGcgtccaagctcaaggtAGCTTCTCCTACCAAGCCGCGCGCTCTTGGCTCGAGTCATGGTGCGGACAAGTCAGGTTACGTGTTGCCACAGATCTCGCTGCAGACGGCGTCGCCACAGCGAAACGAGCGACCGGCTGTCGACTTGCAGCGACGCAATACATCGCCTACCAAGCCCAACACGGTAGGTGTTACTGCGCCTCTCTCGGCTCGCATCGCTCTGGCCAATATGTACGATGCGCCCACATTGTCGCATACGGCTACGGCGTCTTGTGGTTCGACATCGTCCACCGCGTCATCGACTGTTTCGGTGAGTGCAGCTCGCAACCGCGCGAATCGTGGTTCGGGTTCCGAGATGATGCCGcctcttgcgcttcctgGGCGTGCATCGTCTCGACCAGTGTCGCCGACCAAGTCGACGTTTGGCGCACAAGCTACACTACCCCCGCAGACTGCACCTCAACCCGCACCGCCGAGGCCCAGCACATCGCGAGCATATACGACCCAACCAACACCTTGCATCCAGGTGCCGCAGGTGGGCGATGCGACCATGCAGCGATTCTTCCAAGAgatcgccgacgagctcgcaTCCATCCGCGCCACCGGCGAGAAGCCAGATGCGCTACAGTCCAAGCTTGATCAGCTCAAGAACTCGATGGCTtggcaacagcaacagcagcagcagcagctgcagtcaCAGCCCATGGCAGTGACGGCTTCGGCGCCTAGCGCGCGCACCAGGAATTCCGAGATGAACCAGTTTGAAGATGCTGAGGACGACGTGAGCGAAGGCGAGAGCATGCGCTCAGTCTCGCAGGCATCTTCGCACCAGCAGACGTATACTCCGTCGACGCCCATGACGCCATTGAGCCCGGTTGAGCTGATTGCTCCTTTGGCACTGACGGACAAGTCCGGGGCGGGCGCTAGGTCGAGTGTGGCCAGTtcgagtgcgagtgcgagtgcgagaaACTCGGTTCGAAGCGCACGATCTGGCACTgaggcgagcagctcgggGACCACGTCGCGACCAACCAGTGTGTTTAGCAACATTAGCACCGGTAGCACGGGGCTCGGCAGGAAGAGGTCGTTGTTGGGACTGCGTCGCGCTGATAAGCATgctcagcaacagcatgCGACTGCGACCGAAGCCAATACGATCCGATCGATCGCGTACGAgtcgacgccaacgccgactGCGCTAGCGAGCGTCTTTGCGGCGCCTGCTTCAGGACGTTTTGTACCGAATGGAGGCGCAACCACAGCGTCTTCAGTGCGGATGCAGAGGCTCAATCCTGGGTTGGGGCTCGACATTGG
This Mycosarcoma maydis chromosome 11, whole genome shotgun sequence DNA region includes the following protein-coding sequences:
- a CDS encoding uncharacterized protein (related to serine/threonine protein kinase); translated protein: MSSSQRPVVQPIPPFKGAPLQATDVQNRRPTAAEAYVALANRKAGANVVSTRATGCENHRPSQHQPTSHHASQRQQPAPAADRRVQQSQPSERPKPASRLEREKKRHHNDPKNIGHWRLDKLIGQGASGRVRLAIHDQTGQKAAVKIIPRTLINASRMSLRDADVKANKMILGIEREIVIMKLIEHPNLLGLWDVYETSKDLFLIMEYVAGGELFDHLVAQGKLSPRDARGYFRQIIFGMDYCHRFNICHRDLKPENLLLDETKKIVKVADFGMAALQPTEKMLETSCGSPHYASPEIVSGKRYKGTASDIWSCGIILFALLCGRLPFDDPNIQQLLGKVRAGKFIMPEWLEPASKDLIWRMLEVDPEKRIKMADIMRHPWFTNNGTESSVNPVSTSLDSLQMEELTLDTIDIDILGNLKTLWFELSEQDIIKELLAPGPSWQKTFYTLLVAHRENHSADDEDDMNDDILDEQIVTASAVPAHALLSTTSAAKTLEKPRPRRTSDAAGATSAPASPRLESVEMDRRHSTPEKGSVYHTTSRRPDNVTPPKVASPHVRPANPSPRLRPSPLDSPASTLDSAFVSASKLKVASPTKPRALGSSHGADKSGYVLPQISLQTASPQRNERPAVDLQRRNTSPTKPNTVGVTAPLSARIALANMYDAPTLSHTATASCGSTSSTASSTVSVSAARNRANRGSGSEMMPPLALPGRASSRPVSPTKSTFGAQATLPPQTAPQPAPPRPSTSRAYTTQPTPCIQVPQVGDATMQRFFQEIADELASIRATGEKPDALQSKLDQLKNSMAWQQQQQQQQLQSQPMAVTASAPSARTRNSEMNQFEDAEDDVSEGESMRSVSQASSHQQTYTPSTPMTPLSPVELIAPLALTDKSGAGARSSVASSSASASARNSVRSARSGTEASSSGTTSRPTSVFSNISTGSTGLGRKRSLLGLRRADKHAQQQHATATEANTIRSIAYESTPTPTALASVFAAPASGRFVPNGGATTASSVRMQRLNPGLGLDIGASSAAGIISPPSTPQSPNTATLSPAPAASASAIASASAPGKKDSWFAGLFNWKPATFTLMSSENFSETLTECIRRLQSYGVRVAMDDSSDVHHTTLKCSINEYRESNGVVTAAKPLRFRVDVHILAVGSPATNSAYMGGGLGLSLHGGAVGTNVNATSIMTHGLPSPALSTYSRASTPGGVTFATSVLVVQEKGALSTFKLIHARLRREWMLDLGSAII